From Streptomyces cyaneogriseus subsp. noncyanogenus, the proteins below share one genomic window:
- a CDS encoding carbohydrate ABC transporter permease produces the protein MITKEATQVAPAPAAAVPEPPRPAKRHRAWDEVPRWQIYLPLGIYLLFTLIPFYWILLFALRPAGSTSLVPWPMTFEHFEKVWTERSFGTYFGNSVLVGLATLVMTTVVALAGGYALARFDFKIKRAFMLGLLCSQFVPGALLLVPLFEIFAELQMINSLGSVIIAETVFQLPLSMILISNFIKNVPTSLEEAAWVDGCDRFRAFRVIVLPLLRPGLIAVGSFAFVHSWNHFLFALMFLNNQDKQTIPVGLNTLMSADSVDLGALAAGGIIAAVPVVIVFAFIQKWLITGFSAGAVKG, from the coding sequence GTGATCACCAAGGAGGCCACCCAGGTGGCGCCCGCCCCCGCCGCGGCCGTCCCCGAACCGCCGCGCCCGGCCAAGCGGCACCGCGCCTGGGACGAGGTCCCGCGCTGGCAGATCTACCTGCCGCTCGGCATCTACCTGCTCTTCACCCTCATCCCCTTCTACTGGATCCTGCTGTTCGCCCTGCGCCCGGCCGGCTCCACCTCGCTGGTGCCCTGGCCGATGACGTTCGAGCACTTCGAGAAGGTGTGGACCGAGCGCAGCTTCGGCACCTACTTCGGCAACAGCGTCCTGGTCGGCCTGGCGACCCTGGTGATGACCACGGTCGTCGCGCTGGCCGGCGGCTACGCCCTGGCCCGGTTCGACTTCAAGATCAAGCGGGCCTTCATGCTGGGCCTGCTCTGCTCCCAGTTCGTGCCGGGCGCGCTGCTGCTGGTGCCGCTGTTCGAGATCTTCGCCGAGCTCCAGATGATCAACTCGCTGGGCAGCGTCATCATCGCCGAGACGGTCTTCCAACTGCCGCTGTCGATGATCCTCATCAGCAACTTCATCAAGAACGTGCCCACCTCCCTGGAGGAGGCGGCCTGGGTCGACGGCTGCGACCGGTTCCGCGCGTTCCGGGTCATCGTGCTGCCGCTGCTGCGGCCGGGACTGATCGCCGTCGGCTCCTTCGCCTTCGTCCACTCCTGGAACCACTTCCTGTTCGCCCTGATGTTCCTCAACAACCAGGACAAGCAGACCATCCCGGTGGGCCTGAACACCCTGATGAGCGCGGACAGCGTCGACCTGGGCGCCCTGGCGGCCGGCGGCATCATCGCGGCGGTGCCCGTGGTGATCGTCTTCGCGTTCATCCAGAAGTGGCTGATCACCGGCTTCAGCGCGGGGGCGGTGAAGGGATGA